The Aeromicrobium senzhongii genome includes a window with the following:
- a CDS encoding class II 3-deoxy-7-phosphoheptulonate synthase, producing MSIPSLEELRAIGAAQQPTYPDLDARDRAVEKLRKMPPLVFAGECDALRDKMAAVARGEAFLLQGGDCAETFEGVTAENVRNKLRVLLSMAVVLTYAASVPVVKVGRLAGQYAKPRSSDTETRDGVTLPAYRGDAVNGFDFTPEARHPDPQRLLDVYHASSATLNLARAFTTGGYADLKQMHTWNTDFVRNSPVRERYERIGDEIDRALAFMEAIGADPDELHTVDFYSSHEALVLEYEHALTRIDSRTDLPYDVSGHFVWIGERTRQLDGAHVELLSRIANPIGVKLGPTSSADDALALYEKLNPDRVPGKVTFITRFGAEKIRDLLPTLVEKVTAAGAEVAWVTDPMHGNTFATDNGYKTREFDAVIDEVRGFFEVHRSLGTWPGGLHVELTGDDVTECLGGGMKLSAQDLEHRYETLCDPRLNRAQSLELAFLVAEMLAGRS from the coding sequence GTGAGCATCCCCAGCCTGGAAGAACTGCGTGCGATCGGTGCTGCACAGCAGCCGACGTACCCCGACCTCGACGCGCGTGATCGTGCCGTCGAGAAGCTGAGGAAGATGCCGCCGCTGGTCTTTGCCGGCGAGTGCGACGCGCTGCGCGACAAGATGGCGGCCGTCGCCCGCGGTGAGGCGTTCCTGCTCCAAGGTGGCGACTGCGCCGAGACCTTCGAGGGCGTCACCGCCGAGAACGTCCGCAACAAGCTGCGGGTCCTGCTGTCGATGGCCGTCGTGCTGACGTACGCCGCCAGCGTCCCGGTGGTCAAGGTCGGCCGTCTCGCCGGCCAGTACGCCAAACCGCGCTCCAGCGACACCGAGACGCGCGACGGCGTCACGCTGCCGGCCTACCGCGGCGACGCGGTCAACGGCTTCGACTTCACGCCCGAGGCGCGCCACCCCGACCCGCAGCGCCTGCTCGACGTCTACCACGCGTCCAGCGCCACCTTGAACCTCGCGCGCGCCTTCACGACCGGCGGTTACGCCGACCTGAAGCAGATGCACACGTGGAACACCGACTTCGTGCGCAACAGCCCCGTCCGCGAGCGCTACGAGCGCATCGGCGACGAGATCGATCGCGCGCTGGCGTTCATGGAGGCCATCGGCGCCGATCCCGACGAGCTGCACACCGTCGACTTCTACTCCTCGCACGAGGCGCTCGTGCTCGAGTACGAGCACGCCCTGACGCGCATCGACTCGCGCACGGACCTGCCGTACGACGTGTCCGGCCACTTCGTGTGGATCGGCGAGCGCACGCGCCAGCTCGACGGCGCGCACGTCGAGCTGCTGAGCCGCATCGCCAACCCCATCGGCGTCAAGCTCGGCCCGACCAGCAGCGCCGACGACGCGCTCGCCCTATACGAGAAGCTCAATCCCGACCGCGTCCCGGGCAAGGTCACCTTCATCACCCGCTTCGGCGCCGAGAAGATCCGCGACCTGCTGCCGACGCTGGTCGAGAAGGTCACGGCCGCGGGTGCCGAGGTCGCCTGGGTCACCGATCCGATGCACGGCAACACGTTCGCCACCGACAACGGCTACAAGACCCGTGAGTTCGACGCCGTGATCGACGAGGTGCGCGGCTTCTTCGAGGTGCACCGCTCGCTGGGCACGTGGCCCGGCGGTCTGCACGTCGAGCTCACCGGCGACGACGTCACCGAGTGCCTGGGCGGCGGCATGAAGCTGTCGGCGCAGGACCTCGAGCACCGCTACGAGACGCTGTGCGACCCGCGCCTGAACCGCGCGCAGTCGCTGGAGCTGGCGTTCCTCGTCGCGGAGATGCTCGCCGGCCGCTCCTGA
- the pknB gene encoding Stk1 family PASTA domain-containing Ser/Thr kinase, with protein sequence MTVTDDDALVGRTLDQRYVIHERIARGGMASVFRATDLRLDRVVAVKIMHPDTDLADTPERFVREAQSAAKLNHRGIVSVYDQGVDGDTIYLVMEYVPGRTLRDVLREEAPMPPRRALSYLEPVLMALSAAHDARLIHRDIKPENVLISTTGEVKLADFGLARAISTESTLDSVLVGTVSYLAPEVITHQGADPRTDVYACGAMLFEMLTGRKPHVGDSPLAVAHLHVNEDVEPPSKLQPGIPPYLDALVMRAMTRDRGRRSPDARVLLHQVRQVQRALAAGLADDPDLTSDLLPGAGPTPAEMPTLDRVPADVELTAPVASWTDGPPTQATTSVSEPTTTFGAAAPPPVVPPEPAVATARSRRGPVLLMAAVGALAATALLGWYLAIGRYETVPNLVSMDRQEAVEAAESAGFAVEVGDPAFSEVVEKGAVVSTDPDAGSRLLPDETITLTLSKGKERYEIPNIQGRTVAEAETILGARHLRVGEVTEEFSDKVPTDGIIKSSSHKVGDQVKRDTEVDLVVSKGPRPIKIQDHTGDPADEATAELQGQGFTVRTVEENSDSVKKGRVISQTPSSGTGVRGDTITLTVSQGPPLVVVPDLKGKTEDEARAALDALGLKLNAARNPFAGADARVQYQMTDAGKKIKRGSTVTVFLS encoded by the coding sequence ATGACGGTCACGGATGACGACGCACTGGTCGGGCGGACGCTCGACCAGCGTTACGTGATCCACGAACGCATCGCCCGTGGCGGCATGGCCAGCGTCTTCCGCGCCACCGATCTGCGCCTCGACCGGGTCGTCGCCGTGAAGATCATGCACCCCGACACCGACCTGGCCGACACCCCCGAACGGTTCGTCCGTGAGGCCCAGTCCGCCGCCAAGCTGAACCATCGCGGCATCGTCTCGGTCTACGACCAGGGCGTCGACGGGGACACCATCTACCTCGTCATGGAGTACGTCCCCGGACGCACCCTGCGCGACGTCCTGCGCGAGGAGGCCCCGATGCCCCCGCGCCGCGCGCTGTCCTACCTCGAGCCCGTGCTCATGGCCCTGTCCGCGGCGCACGACGCCCGGCTGATCCACCGCGACATCAAGCCCGAGAACGTCCTCATCTCCACGACCGGCGAGGTCAAGCTGGCCGACTTCGGGCTGGCGCGCGCCATCAGCACCGAGTCGACGCTGGACAGCGTCCTCGTCGGCACGGTCTCGTACCTGGCGCCCGAGGTCATCACCCACCAGGGCGCCGATCCACGCACCGACGTCTACGCCTGCGGCGCGATGCTCTTCGAGATGCTGACGGGCCGCAAGCCCCATGTCGGCGACTCGCCCCTGGCGGTGGCGCACCTGCACGTCAACGAGGACGTCGAGCCGCCCTCGAAACTGCAGCCGGGCATTCCCCCGTACCTGGACGCGCTCGTGATGCGCGCCATGACCCGCGACCGCGGCCGCCGCTCCCCCGACGCCCGCGTGCTGCTGCACCAGGTCCGTCAGGTCCAGCGGGCGCTCGCCGCCGGACTGGCCGACGATCCCGATCTGACCAGCGACCTGCTGCCCGGAGCCGGACCCACGCCCGCCGAGATGCCGACGCTCGACCGCGTGCCGGCCGACGTCGAGCTGACCGCTCCGGTCGCCTCCTGGACGGACGGTCCCCCGACGCAGGCGACGACCTCGGTCAGTGAGCCCACCACGACCTTCGGTGCGGCCGCGCCGCCTCCCGTGGTGCCGCCCGAGCCGGCCGTCGCGACGGCACGCAGCCGACGCGGCCCGGTGCTGCTGATGGCTGCGGTGGGCGCCCTCGCCGCCACCGCCCTGCTCGGTTGGTACCTCGCCATCGGCCGGTACGAGACGGTCCCGAACCTGGTGTCCATGGATCGCCAGGAGGCGGTCGAGGCCGCCGAGTCGGCCGGCTTCGCCGTCGAGGTGGGCGACCCCGCGTTCTCCGAGGTCGTCGAGAAGGGCGCCGTCGTCTCGACCGACCCCGACGCCGGCTCGCGCCTGCTGCCGGACGAGACCATCACCCTGACCCTCTCCAAGGGCAAGGAGCGGTACGAGATCCCCAACATCCAGGGCCGCACCGTCGCCGAGGCCGAGACGATCCTGGGTGCCCGGCACCTGCGTGTCGGCGAGGTGACCGAGGAGTTCAGTGACAAGGTCCCCACCGACGGGATCATCAAGTCCTCGAGCCACAAGGTCGGCGATCAGGTCAAGCGCGACACCGAGGTCGACCTCGTCGTCAGCAAGGGCCCGCGCCCGATCAAGATCCAGGACCACACCGGCGATCCGGCCGACGAGGCCACCGCCGAGCTCCAGGGCCAGGGCTTCACGGTCCGCACCGTCGAGGAGAACAGCGACTCGGTCAAGAAGGGTCGCGTCATCTCCCAGACGCCCTCGTCGGGCACCGGCGTGCGCGGGGACACGATCACGCTGACGGTCTCGCAGGGTCCCCCGCTCGTCGTGGTGCCGGACCTCAAGGGCAAGACCGAGGACGAGGCACGCGCCGCTCTCGACGCGCTCGGGCTCAAGCTGAACGCCGCGCGCAATCCGTTCGCCGGTGCCGACGCGCGGGTCCAGTACCAGATGACCGACGCGGGCAAGAAGATCAAGCGCGGGTCGACCGTGACGGTCTTCCTGTCCTGA
- a CDS encoding polyprenyl synthetase family protein, which yields MTSPADDPTFRTAVARQLDSFVADQRGLLTEVDPAVGDLVQAAVDFTVGGKLFRPTFCHAGWLLAGGSPAEPRIAAAGAAFEWLQGSALVHDDLMDGSDTRRGRPSVHRDFEARHVAAGAVGDPEQYGARVAILLGDLMLSWADEHFRRAEPDARTARLWDACKSEVVSGQFLDVLAQTRETVDVASAMHVIRFKSAKYTIERPLHVGAALAGGDDTLLSRLTDVALPLGEAFQLRDDVLGVFGDPADTGKPAGDDLREGKRTVLVARTADVAGDAHVLSLLGRPEGVDELRDLIEASGALTEVERDIDRLVAQAERAIAVLGDEAAEVLDPLVDAATRRVR from the coding sequence GTGACCAGCCCGGCAGATGATCCCACCTTTCGGACAGCCGTCGCCCGACAGCTGGACTCCTTCGTCGCGGACCAGCGCGGCCTGCTGACCGAGGTCGACCCGGCCGTGGGCGACCTCGTGCAGGCGGCGGTCGACTTCACCGTCGGCGGCAAGCTGTTCCGGCCGACCTTCTGCCACGCCGGCTGGCTGCTCGCCGGCGGCTCCCCCGCCGAACCGCGCATCGCCGCCGCCGGTGCCGCGTTCGAGTGGCTCCAGGGCAGCGCCCTGGTCCACGACGACCTCATGGACGGCTCCGACACGCGTCGCGGCCGACCGAGCGTGCACCGCGACTTCGAGGCGCGGCACGTCGCCGCCGGCGCGGTGGGCGACCCCGAGCAGTACGGCGCCCGCGTCGCGATCCTGCTCGGCGATCTGATGCTGTCGTGGGCGGACGAGCACTTCCGTCGCGCCGAGCCCGACGCCCGGACGGCCCGTCTGTGGGACGCCTGCAAGTCCGAGGTCGTCTCCGGGCAGTTCCTCGACGTGCTGGCCCAGACCCGCGAGACGGTCGACGTCGCCAGCGCCATGCACGTCATCCGGTTCAAGTCCGCCAAGTACACGATCGAGCGGCCGCTGCACGTGGGCGCCGCCCTCGCCGGGGGCGACGACACCCTGTTGTCCCGCCTGACCGACGTGGCCCTGCCGCTGGGCGAGGCCTTCCAGCTGCGCGACGACGTGCTCGGGGTCTTCGGTGATCCCGCCGACACCGGCAAGCCGGCCGGCGACGACCTGCGTGAGGGCAAGCGGACCGTCCTGGTGGCCCGGACGGCCGACGTGGCCGGCGACGCGCACGTCCTGTCCCTGCTGGGCCGGCCCGAGGGCGTCGACGAGCTGCGGGACCTCATCGAGGCCAGCGGCGCGCTGACCGAGGTCGAGCGCGACATCGATCGGCTCGTCGCGCAGGCCGAGCGGGCCATCGCGGTGCTCGGTGACGAGGCCGCCGAGGTGCTCGACCCCCTGGTCGACGCGGCGACCCGACGCGTCCGCTGA
- the metF gene encoding methylenetetrahydrofolate reductase [NAD(P)H] has product MPDTDDAARQDPILQALASDRPAVSFEFFPPKDDEGEAQLWRTIDDLAPLEPTFVSVTYGAGGTSQDRTVRITERIAREAPMPPVGHLTLVGQSRGEIETVLKQYVAAGVRHVLALRGDPAGGPRAPWEPHPDGMSHAIELVELVREVGGLAVGVAAFPEGHPDADGLDADADVLVAKARAGACFAISQLFFRADDYFGLVRRVRERGCGLPIVPGIMPILNLKQVARMAELSGADMPREVLDQIEPLADDPQAVRAKGIDLATQLCRDLIAGGAPGLHFMTLNRSPATREIFERLRADGVV; this is encoded by the coding sequence ATGCCCGACACCGACGACGCCGCACGCCAGGACCCGATCCTGCAGGCGCTGGCCTCCGACCGGCCCGCGGTCTCGTTCGAGTTCTTCCCGCCCAAGGACGACGAGGGCGAGGCGCAGCTGTGGCGCACCATCGACGACCTCGCGCCGCTCGAGCCGACGTTCGTCTCGGTGACGTACGGCGCCGGCGGGACCAGCCAGGACCGGACCGTCCGCATCACCGAGCGGATCGCCCGCGAGGCTCCCATGCCGCCCGTCGGACACCTGACCCTGGTGGGACAGAGCCGCGGCGAGATCGAGACGGTGTTGAAGCAGTACGTCGCCGCCGGCGTGCGGCACGTGCTGGCGCTGCGCGGCGACCCGGCCGGCGGTCCCCGTGCCCCGTGGGAGCCGCACCCCGACGGCATGAGCCACGCGATCGAGCTGGTCGAGCTGGTGCGCGAGGTGGGCGGGCTCGCGGTGGGTGTGGCGGCCTTCCCCGAGGGACATCCGGACGCGGACGGTCTCGACGCCGACGCCGACGTCCTCGTGGCCAAGGCCCGGGCGGGCGCATGCTTCGCGATCTCCCAGCTGTTCTTCCGTGCGGACGACTACTTCGGCCTGGTCCGCCGGGTCCGCGAGCGCGGCTGCGGCCTGCCGATCGTGCCGGGCATCATGCCGATCCTGAACCTCAAGCAGGTCGCCCGGATGGCCGAGCTCTCCGGTGCGGACATGCCGCGCGAGGTCCTCGACCAGATCGAGCCGCTCGCCGACGATCCCCAGGCGGTGCGGGCCAAGGGCATCGACCTCGCGACGCAGCTGTGCCGCGACCTGATCGCCGGTGGGGCCCCGGGCCTGCACTTCATGACGCTGAACCGGTCGCCCGCGACCCGCGAGATCTTCGAGCGGTTGCGCGCCGACGGCGTGGTCTGA
- a CDS encoding phytoene desaturase family protein — MARILVVGGGFAGMSAAARLAKLRHDVTVLERGAEPGGRLLGVPIGGDRWAAGPESVTLPGAFRDLFRKSGRPMDALIAISPAGPRHHVLPARWPRHTVTLDLPFGTRGAQHDAVVAAFGSDAWSPWVDESPDPWNELRRSVLEVAHPHDSPVPEVAWSDRSLSRTVRALRDPRLRRLAADLPGLTESAPGVLAVWHYVERNFGRWRFDGGSAGLATALTTRLRERKVTIETGVDVARPVDVGVELADGSIREADVVVWATGTDPLAAAPTPSLEHTAVRLDGATEVPDDLVVHDSHVVRGWRSGTDGWVFEAPRDVDPLAVLARHGLDLTSFVTWRGSVPAPPTSDDLPRPARSPRPGLWLVGAAASPGASLEVTGMGTAALAEHLGAVPR, encoded by the coding sequence ATGGCGAGGATCCTGGTCGTGGGCGGTGGATTCGCCGGCATGTCGGCCGCGGCCCGGCTGGCGAAGCTGCGCCACGACGTCACCGTCCTGGAGCGCGGGGCCGAGCCGGGCGGCCGGCTGCTGGGTGTCCCGATCGGTGGCGACCGCTGGGCGGCGGGCCCCGAGAGCGTGACGCTGCCGGGCGCCTTCCGCGACCTGTTCCGCAAGTCCGGCCGCCCCATGGACGCCCTCATCGCGATCAGTCCGGCCGGCCCGCGCCACCACGTGCTGCCGGCTCGTTGGCCGCGGCACACGGTGACCCTCGACCTGCCCTTCGGCACGCGCGGCGCCCAGCACGACGCCGTGGTCGCGGCGTTCGGATCGGACGCGTGGTCGCCGTGGGTCGACGAGTCACCCGATCCGTGGAACGAGCTGCGCCGCAGCGTGCTCGAGGTGGCGCACCCGCACGACTCCCCCGTTCCCGAGGTGGCCTGGAGCGACCGGTCGCTGAGCCGCACCGTCCGCGCCCTGCGCGATCCGCGGCTGCGCCGGCTCGCCGCCGACCTGCCCGGCCTCACCGAGTCCGCTCCGGGCGTCCTGGCCGTGTGGCACTACGTCGAGCGCAACTTCGGGCGCTGGCGCTTCGACGGCGGCAGTGCCGGACTGGCGACCGCCCTGACGACGCGACTGCGCGAGCGCAAGGTGACGATCGAGACCGGCGTCGACGTCGCCCGGCCGGTCGACGTCGGCGTCGAGCTCGCGGACGGATCGATCCGCGAGGCCGACGTGGTCGTGTGGGCGACGGGGACCGATCCGCTGGCGGCCGCGCCGACGCCGAGCCTGGAGCACACCGCGGTCCGCCTGGACGGCGCCACCGAGGTCCCCGACGACCTCGTCGTCCACGACTCCCACGTCGTGCGCGGGTGGCGCTCCGGAACCGACGGCTGGGTCTTCGAGGCTCCGCGGGACGTGGATCCGCTGGCGGTGCTGGCCCGCCACGGACTGGACCTCACCTCGTTCGTGACCTGGCGCGGCAGCGTCCCGGCTCCCCCGACGTCCGACGATCTGCCGCGCCCGGCCAGGAGCCCGCGCCCCGGCCTGTGGCTCGTGGGCGCCGCGGCGTCGCCCGGCGCCTCCCTCGAGGTCACGGGGATGGGCACCGCCGCGTTGGCGGAGCACCTCGGCGCCGTGCCGCGCTGA
- a CDS encoding class I SAM-dependent methyltransferase — MGPIRGVLAWQSVLDALVQAGAAEDGSGSLDVLDLGGGTGSDAVRVAALGHRVTVVDPSPDALAASARRAAEAGVEVEGRLGDSADLAEHVADGSIDLVICHGVLEHVVDPAQAVDAARAVLRPGGWLSVLVAGRVAAVAGRAAAGDFAGAQALVAATPDATWDLAGLGPRRWLPEELEALLSAHGLTPVLAQGVRVLSDEVPGVVVDGSAGAREQLYALEREVRRIPQFAGRSAGLQTMARLESTSHP, encoded by the coding sequence ATGGGTCCGATCCGTGGCGTCCTGGCGTGGCAGTCCGTGCTCGACGCATTGGTGCAGGCCGGCGCGGCCGAGGACGGATCCGGCTCGCTGGACGTGCTCGACCTCGGGGGCGGCACCGGTTCGGACGCGGTCCGGGTCGCAGCCCTGGGCCACCGCGTGACCGTGGTCGACCCCAGCCCCGACGCGCTCGCCGCCTCGGCGCGACGTGCGGCCGAGGCGGGCGTGGAGGTCGAGGGACGTCTCGGCGACTCGGCCGACCTCGCCGAGCACGTCGCCGACGGATCGATCGACCTGGTGATCTGCCACGGGGTCCTCGAGCACGTCGTCGACCCCGCGCAGGCCGTGGACGCCGCTCGCGCCGTCCTGCGGCCCGGCGGCTGGCTCAGCGTGCTCGTGGCGGGCCGGGTCGCGGCCGTCGCGGGCCGAGCGGCCGCGGGCGACTTCGCCGGCGCGCAGGCCCTCGTCGCCGCCACTCCGGATGCGACCTGGGACCTCGCCGGCCTCGGGCCGCGACGCTGGCTGCCCGAGGAGCTCGAGGCGCTGCTGTCGGCTCACGGCCTGACGCCCGTCCTGGCCCAAGGAGTCAGAGTTCTCAGCGACGAGGTCCCCGGTGTCGTGGTGGACGGCTCCGCGGGCGCCCGCGAGCAGTTGTACGCGCTGGAGCGCGAGGTCCGGCGGATTCCCCAGTTCGCGGGACGTTCGGCTGGTTTGCAGACCATGGCCCGCCTAGAATCAACATCACACCCCTGA
- a CDS encoding DUF3040 domain-containing protein, whose translation MPLSDEEARLLAQLEQSLAEEDPEFASTLRGSKLIAHNRRVAAICVVGFLAGIAMLLGGAVSKMTWIGAAGFVVMVASAYLFVRAWRRGISGAQEPTRPTPSSPRGPKGSGSFVERMEERWQRRQDDGY comes from the coding sequence GTGCCACTGTCGGACGAAGAGGCCCGACTGCTCGCCCAACTGGAGCAGTCCTTGGCCGAAGAGGATCCCGAGTTCGCGTCCACGTTGCGCGGCTCCAAGTTGATCGCGCACAACCGTCGTGTCGCGGCCATCTGTGTGGTGGGCTTCCTGGCCGGCATTGCGATGTTGCTGGGCGGAGCCGTGTCCAAGATGACCTGGATCGGCGCCGCGGGCTTCGTCGTGATGGTGGCGTCCGCCTACCTGTTCGTCCGTGCCTGGCGCCGGGGGATCTCCGGGGCGCAGGAGCCGACTCGTCCCACGCCGTCCTCGCCGCGAGGCCCGAAGGGCTCCGGCTCGTTCGTCGAGCGGATGGAGGAGCGGTGGCAGCGTCGTCAGGACGACGGCTACTGA
- the mraZ gene encoding division/cell wall cluster transcriptional repressor MraZ, protein MTAPASAHFFGTFTPRLDEKGRLFLPAKFRPLLTDGVVLTRGQEHCIYGWTPEAFDEFSSRARQASFTNRQARNFIRMLFGGAAHETPDKQGRVPVSQLLREWAGLERDCTVVGTGERFEIWDSTRWNDFSDEHEEGFADLSEEIFPGIF, encoded by the coding sequence ATGACCGCACCGGCATCAGCGCACTTCTTCGGCACGTTCACCCCGCGGCTGGACGAGAAGGGGCGACTGTTCCTTCCCGCGAAGTTCCGCCCACTGCTCACGGACGGCGTGGTGTTGACCCGCGGTCAGGAGCACTGCATCTACGGGTGGACGCCCGAGGCGTTCGACGAGTTCTCCTCGCGAGCCCGGCAGGCGTCGTTCACGAACCGGCAGGCACGCAACTTCATCCGCATGCTCTTCGGCGGTGCGGCGCACGAGACGCCGGACAAGCAGGGGCGTGTGCCCGTCTCGCAACTGCTGCGCGAGTGGGCCGGACTGGAGCGCGACTGCACGGTCGTGGGCACGGGCGAGCGGTTCGAGATCTGGGACTCCACCCGATGGAACGACTTCTCCGACGAGCACGAGGAGGGCTTCGCCGACTTGTCGGAGGAGATCTTCCCCGGGATCTTCTGA
- the rsmH gene encoding 16S rRNA (cytosine(1402)-N(4))-methyltransferase RsmH, whose product MSARHVPVMLDRVVSEFAPVVERVDRPVIIDATLGLGGHTEALLTRYENLHVIGVDRDGEALRRAGERLAPFGDRFEAAHAVYDELPEVVAASGRTTVDGVLFDLGVSSMQLDLAERGFAYAQDAPLDMRMNPEDELTAADVLNTYAEGDLARILREYGEEKFARRIAKEIVSERATRPFERSDQLVDLIRRCIPAPARRTGGNPAKRTFQALRIEVNDELGVYRRALPAALDLLSVGGRVVVLSYHSLEDRITKRVITSVTTSKAPRDLPVVPESMLARFKSLTRGAELASEDEIADNPRARSVRMRAVERIAAP is encoded by the coding sequence ATGAGCGCCCGGCACGTCCCGGTGATGCTGGACCGCGTCGTGTCGGAGTTCGCGCCCGTCGTGGAGCGGGTCGACCGTCCGGTCATCATCGATGCGACCCTCGGGCTCGGCGGACACACCGAGGCGCTGTTGACCCGGTACGAGAACCTGCACGTGATCGGCGTCGACCGCGACGGTGAGGCGCTGCGACGCGCGGGGGAGCGGCTGGCCCCGTTCGGCGATCGCTTCGAGGCCGCCCACGCGGTATACGACGAGCTGCCCGAGGTCGTCGCGGCCAGCGGCCGTACGACCGTCGACGGCGTGCTGTTCGACCTCGGCGTCTCCTCGATGCAGCTGGACCTGGCCGAGCGCGGCTTCGCCTACGCCCAGGACGCGCCGCTGGACATGCGCATGAACCCCGAGGACGAGCTGACCGCGGCCGACGTGCTCAACACGTACGCCGAGGGCGACCTGGCCCGCATCCTGCGTGAGTACGGCGAGGAGAAGTTCGCCCGCCGGATCGCCAAGGAGATCGTCTCCGAGCGCGCGACGCGCCCCTTCGAGCGCAGCGACCAACTGGTCGACCTGATCCGCCGGTGCATCCCGGCGCCGGCGCGGCGCACGGGCGGCAACCCGGCCAAGCGCACGTTCCAGGCGCTGCGCATCGAGGTCAACGACGAGCTCGGCGTCTACCGCCGCGCCCTGCCGGCTGCCCTCGACCTGCTCTCGGTCGGTGGCCGCGTCGTCGTGCTGTCCTACCACTCGCTGGAGGACCGGATCACCAAGCGCGTCATCACCTCCGTCACCACCTCCAAGGCTCCGCGGGACCTGCCCGTCGTGCCCGAGTCCATGCTGGCCCGCTTCAAGTCCCTCACCCGGGGAGCCGAGCTGGCCAGCGAGGACGAGATCGCCGACAACCCCCGCGCGCGTTCGGTTCGGATGCGCGCTGTCGAACGGATCGCCGCCCCATGA